The Triticum aestivum cultivar Chinese Spring chromosome 6D, IWGSC CS RefSeq v2.1, whole genome shotgun sequence genomic sequence ATAAAATAGCGTAGACGTGAGggtgagtgttgaaatatattgtccaCCTCTCTCCattagttcggacttttggatgagttggttggagcatgaattcaatatggtatcagagcagtTTGTCCAACGACGGCGATCTTAGGACCTTCCACCACTTCCGCAGCTCGCCGCCCCCGGGGAGATTAATCTCCTCTCCCCGGGGACGCGGCACCCAATCGATCAAAGATCAGATTGGtctcgtagtttagatccaatTTTCGAGTCCATTAGATCGATCTCATAGAACAAGTCGAAATTTCATCAAGTAGATTTTTTTAGCCACCAAATAAATCACGGCGGCCACGGTGGGCTCGACCAGGCACTACTGCGTGCGGCCGGCTTCAAGATCAGAACTCCACCAGCGGACGCCACGCGCGTGCACGCCAGGAGTACCAGCCACGAGCGACGACCTCCTTCACTTCGAGCCCCGCAAGACTTGAGCGGGATGAGCGCATCAGCTCGACATCTTCGGGACGCAATCTACACAAGACCCCTGTTAGCATGCGGCCGCGCGTACGAGCACGTCGACACCCAGCGGGCGATACGAGTGCGATCCAATCTACTCGATATACGCGCCGCCGGACATCAGCCTCTACCGAACGGCTTCATCGACCGCGCTTCATCGTTGCTCTCCCACGCCTACATCGACCTCCACAACCCACGCGCAGGCTGCATCACTGACGGAAGCCACGCGGTACAAGGACGCCCAGAGGATTTCATCATATGCATGCATACATGTGGCCTAGATGGGCTAGATGTGATGCACGCGCTTGCAAATTGATGCCAGTCCCTACGGAGGTTTCTGCTGTACGCAGCCGGAGTCGGGAACCATCAGATGGACTCCATCGCCCGCGAAGCCGCGGACTCATGCTCGATGCGGGCAACCGCCACTACGGACTCCAATGCAGCTACCCTACGGCCTCGACTCCAATTCAGGCTGCACCGACCGCCTCGCAGATCATGTACGTCTCAGATCACGGAAGGGCAGTTTTCCGCGCATCCTACTACGACGCCGCGACACCATCGTCTACACCGAGCGCTGCATGCCTGCATCCCGAGCCGAGCTACATCACCTCCTGCATCAACCTACGCCGCCGATTTATACCTACACCAAGCACGACTACATCATCATGAtctgcaccagatattcttcatCGAGCCGAATCCCTGCTTCGAGCTGTACGACTACACCAAGCTACGAGCCAACATAGTTTTTCGGCACGACACAGCATCGACACTTCGTCGGCACGGGGGACGCCTCCAAGCGACGCATCATCGTCGGCACGCCGCTGCAACGTCATCGCCGACACTACATCGCCAAGGTCTTCATCAACATGGTCTTCACCAACATCATCGTCgacacaccgccgccgcctcgttcACAAGATGGATAGCTAGCGTCCTCTGACAGATTTTTCTGCAAGACGCGACCACCACGACGGCAATGACCTCGTCACGACGCcggcatcgaccgcgtcatccaCGACAACACGACTGCATCGACGCGGCGTCACTACAATGACGACCCCTACACGGTcacacggttctggcaaaaccgatgtgtgctTGATGGGCTTCCTCCGGTCATGGCAAAACCGGTGGACTCATCGCCGACGACACcctctgacatccgcaaggtgcatCGTCCACGTCAGCAGCTCTGTCATAGCGCTTTTTTTTGCGCCTCCGGCTTTCTGTGGCTTCATCATCCACGACGACTACACCATCGACCacgactacctcgaccacggctacctCGACATCGACATTAATGGCTACGTCTACAGCAACTCATCGGCAAGAACTCCAGTCAACAGCGTCCGCGTCGTCGCTAGCATCCACGCCACTCCCGCTCtgactgcgggagggaatagaggagaagatagggaaggcaccagaaggggacACAGTCACCCCCTAGGTGCCAACCCATCAGAGACGAAGTTGATGATGGTGTAGCGGAGAAGACGACGAAAGCTCAAGACTTCAAATTCAGTCGTACTCGTCCACTTCACTCcccgctacgactgagggggaatgttagaaaTATAATTAGGTTTAAGTTAGAGATAAGAAGATAGAGATAGAATTAGTTTAAACCACATgtaacttgtcttgtactccaagtctctacccctcttgtacttctatatataccctacacaagggtcagatcaatacaacgaATATTTAGGCTCTATATATTTCTACAGGGTACGTAAAGGAAGAGAGTTAGAGAGTTGTATCTAGATCGGCGACGACGCACGTAAACCCCAGGAGAATGATGCACTCTctctgtaaacttttataagacGTTTCAGATCACAAATTATTCCACCTAGCTAATTAAAGACAGGCCCAGGCCGCTCCTAAACATAGCAGGTACATGACCAACAGATAGATATGTGAGAGGGTGACGTTTCGTCTTCCTGCCGACCTTGTGGTACACGTTTGATATTGTACAGAAACTGAGGTTGACTTGAATGACCAGTCGGCAGCTAAGATTGGTTACTGCTGAAAATGATTTCAAGGCTAGGGCTGCTGCATCTCCGTCTGCACGCGCGTGTCCACGTCATGTAGTCGACCTCCGGGCTGATCAGGTCGAAGTCCCTCTCGTTCcaaaatagtactactactagtaattttCTCATGACACGTGACTATGCTCTTCCATTTGTGCATCATTTAGTTCCAGGTTTTTCAACCCAAACTTTTCATATTCTCAAAGCAACAATACATACTAGCAGCTAATCAGATCAGACAAGAGGGCATCCACCAACAACTTGCATCATGCCAATGATCCATCATATCTTACGATAATCTAATTAGTCAAGCATACAAGAATCCAATCGTTGTGACATGACCAGGAAAGAACACACTATGTTTGTTTTCACTGTTCGGGTTTCTATCATTCTCGGAAAATCTATTCAATACCATCCTTTGCCTTGTCACACACTCTAGCTAGGATGCCTACAGATATTCCATCAAAAATAATTTCATGTCATTACATTTTCAATAATTTTCACAATCATCATTTATGGAAAGCAAAGAGTAAGCAAGAACGCTGTCTGTTTTCCCCCAAAAAAATTGTACTTTACAAATCGTGTCAATGGCAAAtgttctttttttgcgaggaaatcGCAAATCATGTTAACGGAAATCTCAGTAAGAACACAAATTGCATACCCTTGTCTCGGTCATGACCTAAACAATGATAGTGTATATATTTACAGAAAAAAAATTCTCATAATTAAAGGCATGGAGGTCCAGGTCCATGCTCCTAAGTTTGGTTGATACAAGAACAAGAGATACAGTCGCGAGACAGCTTCATGTCGAGCTTCTGGTACACGTTTGGTCTTCATTCCCTCATGCTAAGCTTAATATAACAGCTGAGGTTGACTTGATCACTTAGTAGTAGTTAGGTTATAACGATATTGAGTACGGCTGAAAATGGTTGGAAGCTAGGGCTGCTGCATCTGTCTGCCCAAGTCATCCCCATCATGTCTCCCTCCTGGTCATCCGAAGTCCCAGTCATCCCTACATGAATTTCTTAATACATGTGTGACATGCGTACGCAACATAGTCCAAGTTCCAAACCAAGCCTTCAATCTTGTCAAAGGAATCAAATAAGCAACGACTGATGAGGCAAGAGAGCGACAACCAACTTACATGGATGCTAATCCACATTTCACCataatctaatctaatctaatcgAGCACACGAGGATCCAATCATCGTGACGTGACCAGGAAATAATCGCACACATGCTTTTTTTTGTCTATTCTTCAGAtatgtttttattaaaaaaaatgtgCGCAGCTTGCAAAGATGCCTTCCTTTGCCCGGCCACGCACTCTAGCCATGGTTCTTCTTTTTAGCAAGGTTGCATCCGCACGCAGAAGCCAAGTACAAAAAAATCTTGGACCACCGTACAATGTCACGTACCGTACGCACCGGACGATCGGAACAAGGAGAAACCGCGTCGGCTGGACCGGCCGGCCGGCCGGATGCATGCGTCTTCACCGGCGACATCCCGCCACGTGGCCCCATGCAATGGTGACCTCAGCTCGATCCGGTCTTCCACGTGCATCACGCTTCCCCTCTCGGTTTTGTCAAAACTCGTTCAAGCTTGACAAGGTTCATATGATTTTCTTTGTCACATCTAGAGCAGCGCATAAAATACACCGGGAAAAGAAGCGCATGCATTTCATGATGCACTCGTTGATGTTGATTGCGTGAATTCTTTATGTATCTTTTTCATGATTTCATAATTGTGCGGTGGTGCGTTCATTTTAAGGGTAGTAGTAGCTGGGTGTTGTACTTTTGTTGTTTCACAGACTTCATTTACATATTGAAAATGGGGGCCAAGCTTGACTAAGCTTAACTTAAGTTTTGACTAAGCTTAACTatgtttgacttaagacaaaataAACATGGCTTGTACTCCCTTCGTCTGAAAAAACTTGtctctcaaatgaatgtatctagcaccaagttagtgctagatacattcatttgaaggacaagttagtgctagataccaagttagtgctagagggagtagtatttaaggACAAGGGCATATTTGCTTTGTAAGTTACGAGCGAATGTTGAATTCTCACAAGACAAACGAAAATGGTCCTCATGTTTAATCAATCTCCTGACGAAACCATCAAAGCAACCCTTCTTTGAAACGCTAAAGGGAATTTAGCGGACACCCATGCATATTTGAGAGCTCGAGACAGACTAATGTTCTTTCCAAAACAAAAGCTGGTTTATACAATATCAATAAAACATCCGATACAACCAGATACGGGGGCAATTGAAACTAGAGGCATTAGATGTTGTTTCTGAAATGAAAATGCGGGTGAACCTGTCGTCGTTGCACCACCGTACATCATGCCGTCAACGTAAATGGACAGCATGAAGAAATCCAGCCACTGAAATACCCGCAAAGGCATCAGAGGGACACGTCGATCGCCGCAATAGTAAACTACCACCTACGACAGAGACTGGCAATCGCGCCAAGCATATCGGCGAGGGGATCACCCCGAGAGTTAGGGCAGACAACCGCGGTAGCATCGTCAAACCAAGCCGTTGTTGaaactatttttctttatttatttatttaagtgTACATAGAGAAATCCAACATATACTAGATCACAAAATGCTTTGCCATCTATCTAAATCTCAGTAATAATAGGTCCATGGCCGACATGGCAGGCCATGTGCTCGCATTCCCCTCGGGGGTGGGTCCCGCCGGTCAGGGCGTCGGGTACCATCTCCATCTCCCTCTTTCTCCCCTGTCCCCTCCCCGCTATAATACCTTCACCTAAAAATAATATGACGACGAGCTCGACGGAAGCAGCTCCCGGTCGCCGTCGTGgggtcctcctcctccgcctgctcccccCTGCTCCTATCCCGCCCTTCCCCAAGCCGTCTTCCATCGAgcgccgccgcagcagcagcatCCGCGGGGGAGGTGGAGATTTCCTCCTCCGAGGGCGCCGCATCCAGCACCGTAAGTCCAAATCTCCTTTGCGTTTCTCTCTGTTCTTGCTCTGCAACCCCCTTCTCCGGTACCAATGCCCGCCATTCCCCCGTTTCTTGGGTCCTCTGGCCGAGGAATCCGAGGTCAAGCTGTGGTCTTCCCCAGTTCCCCTCCCCTACTGGCCGTGGACTGATCCCCCGGCAATGGcggccccggccgccgccgccgccgggcctgCTCCCGCGCGTCCGCGAGGTGTTCGGCCGATTGCCGCCGTACCGTGCCGTACGGTGTCGGTCGGGCTGGCCCTGGGGTTTCATTCCGTTCACAGTCAGTTGCTCAGCTGACGAAATGCTGAAATCCATGCTCAGTTGCTTCGGCCCAAATCTGTGCACGCAAATGTTTCCATTTTTCGTAAGAACCAACCTTGAGCGTTACTATTAGTATCCTGGCGTTTCTTTGTTCGCTTGCTGTCCGTCTGATTGACAAGAGAAAAGGGGGTGAAGCAAGAGAAAATGTTCCGTTGCTTACTAGAAATGGGTGTTTTTTCATTCTTGTTAACGAGTTTGGCTGAATCATCTGTTGTTGTTCTTGTAAGTTGCTTCTCTCTGCGATATTCAGTCCGTTGGTTTTGTAATTGCTTCCTTCAGATTGACACCTGCTTCTTTGTTACTGTTTTTCTTTCAACATTTGGATTGACCCCCTACTGGCTGTGGCCTGTGGATTCATCTCCCGGTAATGGCGGCCCTGGTTGTTGTGACGGTGTTACCACTGGGTCTTAGCCTGCTCACAAAGTGTTCGGCGGATTGCCTCCTTACGGTGTCCTCCGTCCTGGTCTCCTTTGAGTTCTTCAGTCCGTTTATCGTCAGTTGCTAAATGAATGAAATGCTGGAATCTGTGGTTAGCTGGTTTGGTACTTTGCTCGGCTGGCATCTTAGGCAGGGTTTCCTTTTTGCAGGAAGCTCCCTTAACCTTAAGCGTCGTATCCTGGTAtaatatgtttgtttgtttgtttgcttgctgtCTGATGATTAAGACAAGGGGTTAAGGATAAGAATAAATACCTTATACGTTGCATAATCCAAAGTTTGTTCCCTGCATAGCAATAGTGTGTTCAAACTGAAATCTGTTGAGAGCAGTTGGTCCACACCACACGTTTGGCTTTTAATTCAAGGACCATAATGATTTTTGGTTTTCTTGGATGAGTATATGTGAACAAAAATGCTGGATGCTTGCCGGCCCAACCTACGATCTGTATCTTCTTTCTAGGAGCAGTATAAGCAGATAACATCAATGGCACAAACCGAAATGTTGTTTTGCTTACTACAAATGGATTGTTTTCATTCTTAACGTGTTTGGTCGAAACATCTGTTGTTGCTCAGTTCAGTTACTTTTTGTTTTGCAATATTCAGTCCATTTGTTTCTTAATTACAGCTAGTGCATCCTTCAAATTATTATTTGCTTCTTTGGTACTGTTTTTTTTTTCCTTTGGACGTTTGAACCGAGGCTTCAAATGTTGGTACTGTCTACACCGACTATGTTACATTAGGGAATACAAGAACTATGCATTTGTATCACAATAACATCTGCTCTGTGATTTTTTCTTACAGGGGGATCTGAACTCATTAATAATCTTCTAAGATGCGAATAAGCATCCAGTAGCCTTTGCACCGTTTGAGGGACAATGGGGATAGCTTTTCCCATGGTGTTGGTTCTCTCTCTGCTCCTGTACACTAATGGCATCTCCAAGAGCTTAGCTGCAAGGCCTCCAGTTGTGAATATTGGGTCTATTCTTCAATTGAACTCCACCACTGGAGGTGTTGCGGCGATTGCCATCAATGCAGCCTTGGAGGATATCAACTCTGATCCAACAGTTCTAAATGGAACAACGTTAAAGGTTGAAACCAAGGATACAAATTGCTTTGATGGTTTCCTTGGCATGGTTCAAGGTAGACTAGCTTTAACGTCATCATTTTGTATTGTTAAAATAGTTGCTTCTGTTCTGGAGTTGTGACAATGATATCGTATTCCTTGTATCAGCTTTGCAGTTCATGGAGACTGATGTTATTGCAATCGTTGGCCCCCAGTGCTCCGCAATTGCTCATATCATTTCATATGTAGCAAATGAGCTCCGAGTCCCCTTGATGTCCTTTGCGTCTGATGCTACTCTTTCATCGATACAGTTCCCATTCTTTGTCAGGACTGCTCCCAGTGATCTCTATCAAATGGCAGCTGTGGCAGCAGTTGTGGACTACAACCACTGGAAGATAGTGACTGCCATATATGTTGATGATGATTATGGTCGAAATGGCATTGCTGCTTTGGATGACGCACTCACTGCGAAGCGCTGCAAAATCTCCTACAAGATTGGATTTCCTGCAAATGCTAAAAAGAGTGAGCTCATTAATTTGTTGGTTAGTGTCAGTTATATGGAGTCTCGTGTTATCATCCTCCATACTGGTGCTGAACCTGGACTCAAGCTTTTCTCTATGGCAAACCGGCTAAACATGATGGGCAATGGCTATGTATGGATTGCAACCGACTGGCTTTCTGCATATCTTGATGCTAATTCATCAGTTCCTGCTGAGACTATATCTGGTATGCAAGGTGTTCTTACTTTACGGCCACATATCcccaactcaaagatgaagagtAATTTGATCTCCAAGTGGAGCAGACAAAGTCAGAAGTACAACCATAGTGATCTTCGTGTAAATACTTATGGTTTTTATGTTTATGATAGTGTATGGACAGTAGCTCGGGCTCTGGATGCCTTCTTCGATGATGGTGGTAGCATTTCCTTCTCAAATGACTCGCGGTTGCGTGATGCAACTGGGGGAACTCTTCACCTTGAAGCAATGAGTATTTTTGACAAGGGAAGGAAATTATTGGAGAAGATTAGAAAGGTAAACTTCACTGGGCCGTCTGGGCACGTGCAATTCGATGCTTCAGGTGACCTCATTCATCCTGCATATGAGATCATAAATGTCATCGGAAATGGCATGCGGACCATTGGTTTTTGGTCAAACTATTCTGGCTTGTTGTCAACTGTCCCTCCAGAGGCTCTATATTCAAAGCCCCCAAATACTTCTCTAGCCAATCAGCAACTCTATGATGTTATTTGGCCTGGGGAGACTGCACAGAGGCCTCGAGGATGGGTTTTTCCTTCTAATGCCAAGGAGTTAAAAATTGGTATTCCCAACAGATTCAGCTTCAGGGAGTTTGTCACGAAAGACAATGTTACCGGGTCAATGAAGGGTTATTGCATCGATGTCTTTACTCAGGCATTGGCTTTGCTTCCTTATCCTGTTACCTACAAGTTCGTACCTTTTGGGAGTGGTACTGAAAATCCTCATTATGACAAACTCATAGAGATGGTTGAATCAAATGTAAGTATgaattgttttttcctttttctacaCATTCCATCATACCGTACTGACCAGGGTTATCTTATTCTGCAGGAGCTTGATGGAGCTGTAGGGGATATCGCAGTTACAATGAAGCGCACAGTAAATGCTGATTTCACCCAGCCTTTCATTGAAACAGGATTGGTTATCTTGGCTCCGGTTAAAAGGCATATAACAACGTCCTGGGCATTCTTGCAGCCATTTACTTTGGAGATGTGGTGTGTTACAGGGTTGTTCTTTCTTGTTGTGGGTGTGGTTGTTTGGGTTCTTGAACATCGAATCAATGATGAGTTCCGCGGCTCGCCACGACAACAAATGATAACTATTTTCTGGTAAGGAGCTTAGCTGCATCTTTTGTATCCTCAGTTCCTCACTAGAACAATTGCCACTTAATGCACCCACATGAAGCATCTAGTGATTATCAATTAACTATTATCTTGTGGTGATATATATATGATGCATTGGTTTTATTGTCTTCTTTTTTCACATACTCTTGCGAAATGCTCTTATGACAGTCATTCCTTGCTATCAAAACTGTGATTATAATCTCAATCTTCTATTATCTGCAGGTTCAGCTTTTCGACTTTGTTCTTTGCACACAGTGAGTTAATGAACCTATCTCTTGTGTTTttttggctatatatatatatatatataaagtaattTTGTTCTGACACATGACCCGTGATTTTTCATCTGTATCTGTTCCCAGGAGAAAATACTATGAGCACCTTAGGGCGCGGCGTGTTAATCATATGGCTGTTTGTTGTTTTGATCATTCAATCCAGCTATACCGCGAGTCTTACTTCCATCCTGACCGTGCAACAACTTGATACTTCTATAAAAGGAATTGATGACCTGAAAAATAGTGATGCTCCTGTTGGTTTCCAAGTTGGTTCTTTTGCACAAGACTACATGGTTAATGAACTGAACATCTCACGGTCAAGGCTACGAGCTCTCGGTTCCCCAAAAGAATATGCTAAAGCCCTCGAGCTTGGCCCTAAGAAAGGAGGTGTTATGGCCATCGTTGACGAGCGCCCCTATGTTGAACTGTTTTTGTCAACTTACTGCAAGATTGCGGTAGCCGGCTCAGATTTCACCAGCAGAGGATGGGGCTTTGTAAGTACATTTAAACTAAGTTATTTAACATAGCTTCAAAATACAAGGATACAATATTTGGCTGTTGAAATCCTGAAACAACAGTTTTAACTTCCAACAGTTGTGTATGCtgtctagtactccctctgtaaacaaatagtataagagcgtttagatcactattatgTAACCTTTCTTGCACTTCTTTTACTGGTGAAATCTAAAATCTACACCTGCTTTAATTTCACGAATGAATACTTAGCACCTTACAAAAGTTCATTCTGCCAGGCATTTCCAAGGGACTCCCCGCTGCAAGTGGACCTGTCGACCGCGATCCTGTCACTGTCAGAGAACGGGGAGCTGCAGCGGATCCACGACAAGTGGCTCAAGACAGGCGAGTGCGCAGCCGACGAAAGCGAGATGATCAACTCGAACCAGCTCCGCCTCGAGAGCTTCTGGGGCCTGTTCCTCATCTGCGGCGTGGCGTGCGTCATCTCGCTGCTCATCTACTTCGGCATCATGCTGCGCAAGTACATGAGGCACGAGCCGAAGAAGAGCCTCCGGAGGTTCATCTCGTTCGTCGACGACAAGGAGCCGCCGAAGAACCGGAAGAAGCGGTCCATGAGCCTGCCTGCGAGCTCGACGGCCACCGCGCCGATGACCGCCCTCGACGTAGAGAGGCCGGCCCGGCCCGTCAGGAACGGCAGCGTCATCGATATAGAAGGCTAGTTCTTGTGTACAAAAGCTAAGACATTATATATATACACGTTTCGACCCGAGGTATGCTATTCTTCGGGTCGGTTTAGCCGATCTTATGGAGGGGGGAATAGATTCAGAGGCTGTGTAGGGGAGATTATTCTGTAGGTTCCTGGCAACTGGGAACTTGTATATAAGCTGTTGTCCTTGATGGTGTTGTGGTGAAATGAAGGAATGTGTTTGTCTGAGTGCCTTTTTCTCTTCAGAGTTTCTGCTGTTGCCTGCCTTGGCACTGAATGGATGTGAGAAGGCAGGTCTTTCATTTAATTTCATTTTTGTGAAATTGCAGAGATTTGAACTTCTGCATCCCagatttttatttgatgttcttggTTGGAAGTGCAATTAGTTACAAGGATACATTCtgtaaaaaaaataaaaccaccTTCACTGCTTGTAAACTGAAAGCTGCAGGTTCACAAGGCAATGGTCTGAGCATGCAGAAGTTCTCATACAGAACTATCACAGGTAGCTTGTCTTGAACACTGATTTTTTTTTTCTCTCATCACAAATAACACAATTTGTATTTTTTAAGAATTACTAAACTATTTTAACTAGCAAATACAAAAACTCGAGTGATATAATAAAATAAATATGAATGCATAAAAAGGGAAAGTAAATAAGTACCGCACTATGTGGTTTCTGAACATTGTAAGAAAATATTTTAAAAAAGACATCTAAAAAATAATGGAGCAGTAATTAATAAGGTATAAAATGGGGAAAATGGAATATTCTGATTTTTGTGTACCCTACCGTTTATGGATATGCTGATGTGGTGGCGGCAGGCGGCCGAGCGCGCGCCATTCCGACCCACCATCATCCCTTCCccatgcctcctcctccgccgtccaTGGCGCCCTCCGCCCTGCCTTCCAGAACCTTCCACCGCCACTCCCTTCGCTCCCAGGACCCTCCTCCTCCGAGGGAGGCCACCGTCCCCTGCTGCGTCTCCCGGCGGCGGGCCgccgcgcagctcctcctctcggcCGGCCTCCTGACTGCCGTCTCGTCCTCGCCGCCGGCGCTCGCCGCCAGGAGGGGCCGCCGGACCATCGCGCCGGAGGACTACGCGTCCACACGTACGTCGCCGAGCCTCCTCCCCCCGCGCCCTTGGTTCCTGCTCAGATTTCCGCCCAAAAGTTTGGCCCTTTCCGACTGAATTCTGAAGCTGATTAGTCTCATAc encodes the following:
- the LOC123143247 gene encoding glutamate receptor 3.1, with the protein product MGIAFPMVLVLSLLLYTNGISKSLAARPPVVNIGSILQLNSTTGGVAAIAINAALEDINSDPTVLNGTTLKVETKDTNCFDGFLGMVQALQFMETDVIAIVGPQCSAIAHIISYVANELRVPLMSFASDATLSSIQFPFFVRTAPSDLYQMAAVAAVVDYNHWKIVTAIYVDDDYGRNGIAALDDALTAKRCKISYKIGFPANAKKSELINLLVSVSYMESRVIILHTGAEPGLKLFSMANRLNMMGNGYVWIATDWLSAYLDANSSVPAETISGMQGVLTLRPHIPNSKMKSNLISKWSRQSQKYNHSDLRVNTYGFYVYDSVWTVARALDAFFDDGGSISFSNDSRLRDATGGTLHLEAMSIFDKGRKLLEKIRKVNFTGPSGHVQFDASGDLIHPAYEIINVIGNGMRTIGFWSNYSGLLSTVPPEALYSKPPNTSLANQQLYDVIWPGETAQRPRGWVFPSNAKELKIGIPNRFSFREFVTKDNVTGSMKGYCIDVFTQALALLPYPVTYKFVPFGSGTENPHYDKLIEMVESNELDGAVGDIAVTMKRTVNADFTQPFIETGLVILAPVKRHITTSWAFLQPFTLEMWCVTGLFFLVVGVVVWVLEHRINDEFRGSPRQQMITIFWFSFSTLFFAHRENTMSTLGRGVLIIWLFVVLIIQSSYTASLTSILTVQQLDTSIKGIDDLKNSDAPVGFQVGSFAQDYMVNELNISRSRLRALGSPKEYAKALELGPKKGGVMAIVDERPYVELFLSTYCKIAVAGSDFTSRGWGFAFPRDSPLQVDLSTAILSLSENGELQRIHDKWLKTGECAADESEMINSNQLRLESFWGLFLICGVACVISLLIYFGIMLRKYMRHEPKKSLRRFISFVDDKEPPKNRKKRSMSLPASSTATAPMTALDVERPARPVRNGSVIDIEG